From Oenococcus sicerae, the proteins below share one genomic window:
- a CDS encoding phosphate ABC transporter substrate-binding protein, whose amino-acid sequence MKKWLVSLLALVAISGASLTSVNHGTSAFAASKSKLTGKVLAVGSTALQPLAEQVGERFSSAYPSVQVTVQGGGSGAGLTQVQAGSVQIGNSDVFAEEKDGIDASVLVDHKVAVVGIAPVVNTDVSVKSLTKSQLKKIFTGKVTNWNQVGGKNEKIVLINRAAGSGTRAVFEKAILGDATAATAQEQDSNGTVQKMISTTPGSISYLAFGYIKGQSGLKALKIKKVSPTTKNVEKNAWPIWGYEHMYTKGKAKGATKAFIAYFHKSSVKSLIKKLGYIPLAGMKVDRTASGVVTKK is encoded by the coding sequence ATGAAGAAATGGTTAGTGAGTTTACTTGCGTTGGTTGCTATTAGCGGTGCGTCCTTGACGAGCGTTAATCATGGTACAAGCGCCTTCGCAGCTTCTAAGTCAAAGTTGACTGGGAAAGTCTTAGCTGTTGGTTCAACAGCACTTCAACCTCTCGCCGAGCAAGTCGGTGAGCGTTTTTCAAGTGCATATCCTTCAGTGCAGGTTACTGTACAGGGTGGCGGATCTGGTGCCGGCTTAACGCAAGTTCAGGCTGGTTCGGTTCAAATAGGTAATTCTGATGTTTTTGCTGAAGAAAAGGACGGCATTGATGCTAGTGTTTTAGTTGATCATAAGGTTGCAGTGGTTGGCATTGCGCCGGTTGTGAATACGGACGTTAGCGTAAAAAGTTTGACGAAGAGTCAGTTAAAAAAGATTTTCACCGGCAAAGTAACGAATTGGAATCAAGTCGGCGGAAAAAATGAGAAGATTGTTTTAATTAACCGTGCTGCTGGTTCTGGAACTAGAGCTGTTTTTGAAAAGGCTATTTTAGGCGATGCAACTGCAGCCACTGCTCAAGAGCAAGATTCTAATGGTACAGTGCAAAAAATGATTTCAACAACACCTGGTTCGATTTCTTACTTGGCTTTTGGCTACATTAAGGGTCAATCAGGTCTGAAGGCACTTAAGATCAAGAAAGTTTCACCAACGACAAAAAATGTTGAGAAAAACGCTTGGCCGATTTGGGGTTATGAACATATGTATACCAAAGGCAAGGCTAAAGGCGCTACAAAAGCATTTATTGCTTATTTCCACAAATCAAGTGTAAAAAGTTTGATTAAAAAACTTGGTTATATTCCTTTGGCAGGTATGAAGGTTGATAGAACTGCTAGCGGTGTTGTGACTAAAAAGTAA